The following coding sequences are from one Salvia hispanica cultivar TCC Black 2014 chromosome 3, UniMelb_Shisp_WGS_1.0, whole genome shotgun sequence window:
- the LOC125212508 gene encoding pentatricopeptide repeat-containing protein At2g22410, mitochondrial-like — translation MNHLLLKQIFSLTNRFSFKTYSSNSKKWNSNPNPNLVITHPILLLTEACNSMSQAKQIHAQMMRTGLVFHRFPISRLLSFIALDERGNLRYANALFSQIPEPNVYIWNTIIRGCVKKGFSELGFCYFVTMVRERVEMDRRSYVFGLKSCEGLGDLRAGECVYCRIWKSGFVGDVIVRNELIHFYCEKGKLSCADRVFRESEIRDVVSWTSMIDGSVKNGMIDNALKMFDEMRETDVEPNDVTMVAVFSACAQRGDLRSAERAREFAEMRGFRFSLNMMNAMMDMYVKCGGVEKAKEIFDKMEVRDVFSWTSMINGHGRNGEVEMARKVFDEMPEKNVVSWTAMIGAYSQNNRPMEALKLFSEMEIEAFAPMESTLVLVLSACAQSGRMDVGQRIHDHYVKEKRIPLSTILGNAFVDMYSKCGSIDLAREIFDETRKKDLVSYNSMIVAYASHGHAEKALGLFELMVELGFKPDNITFVGILSACAHRGLVEEGWVYFRDMEAFGVTPAMEHYACMIDLLGRVGLLEEAYSLINSMGMEADQAIWGALLNGCRMHANVELGKLAAEKLMVLDPGDSGTYVLLASLCADKKKWSDVRVARSRMREKGVKKTPGSSLIAVEGKFHEFLVADESHPDSDSIYRVLEEILLFSKMDDCKLDDYQNHIVTFL, via the coding sequence TGTCGCAAGCGAAGCAAATTCACGCCCAAATGATGCGCACCGGCCTCGTTTTCCATCGCTTTCCAATCAGCAGGCTCCTATCCTTTATCGCACTCGACGAAAGGGGAAATCTTCGATATGCAAATGCTCTTTTCTCTCAAATTCCCGAACCCAATGTGTATATCTGGAATACAATAATAAGGGGCTGCGTTAAGAAAGGGTTTTCTGAGTTGGGGTTTTGTTATTTCGTTACAATGGTTAGAGAACGCGTGGAGATGGATAGGAGGAGCTATGTTTTTGGGCTGAAATCGTGTGAAGGTTTGGGGGATTTGAGAGCGGGAGAGTGTGTTTATTGTAGGATTTGGAAATCTGGGTTTGTGGGGGATGTTATTGTGAGGAATGAATTGATACATTTTTACTGCGAGAAGGGGAAATTGAGCTGCGCGGATCGAGTTTTCCGCGAGAGTGAGATTAGGGACGTGGTTTCTTGGACTAGTATGATTGATGGGAGTGTGAAAAATGGCATGATCGATAATGCATTAAAGATGTTTGATGAAATGCGTGAGACTGATGTGGAACCTAATGATGTTACAATGGTGGCTGTATTCTCCGCCTGTGCTCAGAGGGGGGATTTGAGGTCTGCAGAGAGGGCTCGTGAGTTCGCGGAGATGAGAGGGTTTAGGTTTAGTTTGAACATGATGAATGCCATGATGGATATGTATGTGAAATGTGGGGGTGTGGAGAAGGCTAAGGAGATCTTTGATAAGATGGAGGTGAGGGATGTGTTCTCTTGGACTAGCATGATAAACGGCCATGGGAGAAACGGGGAGGTTGAGATGGCTAGGAAGGTGTTTGATGAGATGCCGGAGAAGAATGTGGTTTCTTGGACAGCGATGATAGGGGCATACTCGCAGAATAATAGGCCGATGGAGGCTTTGAAGTTGTTTTCTGAGATGGAGATAGAAGCTTTTGCTCCTATGGAGAGTACTTTGGTGTTGGTGCTCTCAGCGTGTGCTCAATCTGGTCGTATGGATGTAGGGCAACGAATCCATGATCACTATGTGAAGGAGAAACGGATTCCTCTTAGTACAATTCTAGGTaatgcatttgttgatatgtATTCCAAATGTGGGAGCATTGATTTAGCTAGGGAGATATTTGATGAGACGAGGAAGAAAGATTTGGTGTCCTATAACTCCATGATTGTGGCGTATGCATCTCATGGTCATGCTGAGAAGGCACTAGGCCTGTTTGAGCTTATGGTGGAGCTCGGATTCAAGCCTGATAATATCACATTTGTGGGTATTTTATCGGCTTGTGCCCACAGAGGGCTAGTCGAGGAAGGTTGGGTCTACTTCAGGGATATGGAGGCATTTGGGGTCACTCCTGCAATGGAGCATTATGCTTGTATGATTGATTTACTCGGGAGAGTAGGGCTATTGGAAGAGGCGTATAGTTTGATAAACTCGATGGGGATGGAGGCGGACCAAGCCATTTGGGGTGCCCTTCTTAATGGGTGTCGGATGCATGCCAATGTTGAGTTGGGGAAGCTTGCTGCAGAGAAGCTTATGGTTTTGGATCCGGGAGATAGTGGGACGTATGTGCTGCTAGCTAGCTTGTGTGCAGATAAGAAGAAATGGAGCGATGTGAGGGTCGCTAGAAGTAGGATGAGGGAGAAGGGTGTGAAGAAGACACCGGGGTCGAGCTTGATCGCGGTGGAGGGCAAATTTCATGAGTTTCTAGTTGCAGATGAATCACATCCTGATTCTGATAGTATATACAGAGTTTTAGAAGAGATTTTGCTGTTTTCAAAGATGGATGATTGTAAATTGGATGATTACCAAAATCATATTGTTACATTTTTGTAG
- the LOC125212149 gene encoding uncharacterized protein LOC125212149 gives MGKTKPVKRHKCSEVAQVLKHVRQVERRKKTETKKKKKKSRKAKRSRCIYSTGCNSSASISKNPDGNQASDLSSAVKTKAGDLEVESDCSFLDKQDVMEIVLVDVQLSVNQSPRAENTPFVSLVSEAYGVTVIGYPLDVGEIRGESGTRKVFGDLVWRTSKRSPVCYVTTSPCAPRKSGQEAMLPSAEKPFVKLHKNSEKAPNKSCVPVELIFSKILAAVD, from the exons ATGGGCAAAACAAAGCCAGTGAAACGACACAAATGCAGCGAGGTAGCTCAAGTCCTCAAACATGTGCGACAAG TCGAGCGGCGGAAGAAAACAGagacaaagaagaagaagaagaagtctAGAAAAGCAAAGAGAAGCAGATGTATATATTCAACTGGATGCAATTCCTCTGCTTCCATCTCCAAGAATCCAGATGGCAATCAAGCATCCGATCTTTCAA GTGCAGTTAAGACGAAGGCAGGGGATTTGGAGGTTGAGAGTGATTGCAGCTTCTTGGACAAACAGGATGTGATGGAGATAGTGCTGGTGGATGTGCAGTTGAGTGTCAATCAAAGCCCTCGAGCTGAAAACACCCCGTTTGTTAGCCTAGTAAGCGAGGCATATGGCGTGACAGTCATTGGGTACCCGTTGGATGTTGGAGAGATAAGAGGCGAGAGTGGCACGCGCAAGGTGTTTGGTGATCTTGTTTGGAGGACCTCTAAGAGGAGCCCCGTCTGCTATGTCACGACCTCGCCCTGTGCTCCCAGGAAGAGTGGCCAAGAAGCGATGCTCCCGTCTGCAGAGAAGCCCTTTGTGAAGTTGCACAAGAATTCGGAGAAAGCACCCAACAAAAGTTGTGTTCCAGTGGAGCTTATTTTCAGTAAGATACTAGCAGCAGTTGATTAG
- the LOC125210405 gene encoding putative disease resistance RPP13-like protein 2, whose amino-acid sequence MATEHRRLKEATLNSPGKRERSHLRRERERGDASSPSPTVQHQQGSDAGCRGETPAALRQPGWSGAFTERKEGDESRDFSPKSISVRADGTYAAASSLKNTIQHILQSSRISLAPLSSEILQPAYEAMSRLQEVLLKLDDTSCSKIRTEVNALDERIKEAAWEFEDLLESEFVDQVLPQLEILPRVDQGDNLSFHVDLESLQHCVDNLLKKMTGMEEEYDIELENMPEEEDEPISSRIDFGGINSKMVGLSDQFEQVRDYLVEDEGTWLSVVGMAGVGKTTLAKKVFDDPSVQKHFEYRAWVKVGRKCEYNEILRGILAQVDPNTYHQMITEEDNGDDDDKLVGHLEDRLKDKKCLIVLDDVWEWDRRVMDNLPEENIQILVTSRLRIKVYPIQVVRLLNEEESKKLLGEKVFGEEGFPLSLEKLGEKIAKKCEGLPLMIVTVAELLSEEDKTPEYWTEVADIQHSSVFVDAYNQISEVLITNIQCQYMTWISSCSGY is encoded by the exons ATGGCGACGGAGCACCGGCGATTGAAGGAGGCGACGCTGAATTCGCCGGGGAAAAGAGAGAGGAGCCATTTgcgcagagagagagagagaggcgatGCCTCCTCTCCTTCTCCGACGGTGCAACATCAGCAGGGCAGCGACGCGGGATGCCGAGGGGAAACGCCGGCGGCGCTCCGGCAACCCGGGTGGAGCGGCGCCTTCACCGAGAGGAAGGAGGGGGATGAGTCTAGGGatttttcccccaaatccATTTCTGTGAGAGCCGATGGAA CTTATGCTGCGGCATCTTCTCTTAAGAATACAATTCAACATATTCTACAATCGTCTCGTATTTCGCTGGCTCCCCTTTCTTCTGAAATCCTACAGCCGGCCTACGAGGCCATGTCTCGTTTGCAGGAAGTTCTTCTAAAATTGGACGACACCAGCTGTAGCAAGATCAGGACGGAGGTGAATGCTTTGGATGAACGAATCAAAGAGGCTGCATGGGAATTCGAAGATTTACTAGAATCCGAATTCGTTGATCAAGTTCTTCCACAACTTGAAATCTTGCCAAGAGTTGATCAGGGAGATAACTTGTCTTTTCATGTTGATCTGGAGAGTTTGCAACATTGCGTTGATAACTTGCTCAAGAAGATGACCGGGATGGAGGAGGAGTATGATATTGAACTGGAAAATATgccagaagaagaagatgaacctATTTCCTCAAGAATTGATTTCGGAGGAATCAACTCAAAGATGGTTGGATTATCTGACCAATTTGAACAAGTCCGGGATTATCTTGTAGAAGATGAAGGAACTTGGTTATCAGTTGTTGGGATGGCTGGGGTTGGTAAAACAACTCTTGCAAAGAAAGTATTTGACGATCCATCTGTTCAGAAACATTTCGAGTATCGAGCATGGGTCAAAGTGGGCAGAAAGTGTGAATACAATGAAATATTAAGAGGCATACTAGCTCAAGTGGATCCCAACACTTACCACCAAATGATCACCGAAGAAGACAATGGTGATGATGACGATAAATTAGTTGGACACTTGGAAGATAGATTGAAGGATAAGAAATGCCTAATTGTGTTAGATGATGTATGGGAATGGGATAGACGAGTAATGGATAACTTGCCAGAAGAGAATATCCAAATCTTGGTTACAAGCAGACTAAGAATTAAAGTATATCCAATTCAAGTAGTACGCTTGTTGAATGAAGaagagagtaaaaaattacTTGGTGAGAAGGTGTTCGGTGAAGAGGGTTTTCCTCTTAGCCTTGAGAAATTGGGAGAGAAGATTGCCAAAAAATGTGAAGGTCTTCCACTAATGATAGTCACAGTTGCAGAGCTCCTATCCGAAGAAGACAAGACCCCGGAATACTGGACTGAGGTAGCTGACATACAACATAGTTCAGTGTTCGTGGatgcatataatcaaatatctGAG GTCCTTATCACCAATATCCAGTGCCAATACATGACATGGATTTCAAGTTGCTCAGGGTACTAG